One genomic segment of Vagococcus intermedius includes these proteins:
- the tenA gene encoding thiaminase II codes for MSFSRSLKNKAQTIWEAGYHHPFVQELGQGTLKKERFQFYLKQDYLYLLDYTKVYALGAVKCKDEELLQRFVEIQHSILTTELALHRQYMKQFDIDFNELKTTPTSLFNRTYTANMLAVGQTGDLAEILATILPCAWTYYDYAMGLKEKYADQLEENFYKSWIEMYANADFLESFSWFFDTLDTLVENKSVIEKQRIEAIFTASVEFEYLFWEMSYQQNLGILHK; via the coding sequence ATGTCCTTTTCTAGATCATTAAAAAACAAAGCGCAGACAATTTGGGAAGCCGGTTATCACCATCCCTTCGTTCAAGAGTTAGGACAAGGGACATTAAAAAAAGAACGATTTCAATTTTACTTAAAACAAGATTATCTTTATTTACTTGACTATACTAAAGTTTATGCTCTTGGTGCTGTCAAATGCAAAGACGAAGAACTCTTACAACGATTCGTTGAAATTCAACACAGTATTCTGACAACTGAATTAGCTCTCCATCGTCAGTACATGAAGCAGTTTGATATTGATTTTAACGAACTAAAAACAACACCCACCTCTTTGTTTAATCGCACTTACACTGCCAATATGCTCGCAGTTGGGCAGACTGGTGATTTAGCTGAAATTTTAGCTACTATTCTTCCCTGTGCTTGGACTTATTATGACTACGCTATGGGGTTAAAAGAAAAGTATGCCGATCAACTTGAAGAAAATTTCTATAAATCTTGGATTGAAATGTACGCTAATGCTGATTTTTTAGAGTCATTTTCTTGGTTTTTTGATACCCTTGATACTTTGGTGGAAAATAAATCTGTTATCGAAAAACAACGAATTGAGGCTATTTTTACAGCAAGTGTTGAATTTGAATACCTTTTTTGGGAAATGTCTTACCAACAAAATTTAGGAATTTTGCATAAATAG
- a CDS encoding glycoside hydrolase family 1 protein, which produces MYHKELTDFPKDFLWGSASAAYQVEGAYQQDGKGKSVWDDFVKLPGKTFKGSNGEVAVDHYHRYKEDVALMAEQGLKTYRFSIAWSRILPEGRGEINQKGLDFYSNLIDELLRYGIEPMVTIYHWDLPQNLQDLYGGWESREIIKDFTDYAKILFDNFSDRMKYWVSINEQNVFIMHGYMLASHPPAVNDPKRMYAANHIVNLANASVTKLFKEGNYQGMIGPSFAYAPAYALDCLPENVIATENVNDSFAYFWMDIYRYGRYPKVAFRALEKAGIAPIIEEGDMALLAHSTPDFMGVNYYQSMTVAANPLDGVSMSGEANYSGEKGKTKEQGMPGMYKMVANPHLETTNWDWTIDPTGLRVCLRRISSRYDLPIIITENGLGDFDTLEENNEVHDENRIAYLNNHCLAVQEAISDGVEVLGYCTWSFTDLLSWLNGYQKRYGFVYIDRNEVEEKELTRYKKASFYWYQNVINSNGQTLHNHK; this is translated from the coding sequence ATGTATCATAAAGAATTAACTGATTTTCCCAAAGACTTCTTATGGGGATCAGCTTCAGCAGCTTATCAAGTTGAAGGTGCTTATCAACAAGATGGAAAAGGGAAATCAGTTTGGGATGATTTTGTTAAACTACCAGGAAAAACATTTAAAGGGAGCAATGGTGAAGTAGCAGTTGACCATTATCATCGTTATAAAGAAGATGTCGCGTTGATGGCAGAACAGGGCTTAAAAACCTATCGTTTTTCAATTGCTTGGTCACGAATTTTACCTGAAGGTCGTGGTGAGATCAATCAAAAAGGCTTGGATTTCTATAGTAACTTGATTGATGAGTTACTGAGGTACGGGATTGAACCAATGGTTACTATTTATCATTGGGACTTACCACAAAATTTGCAAGACTTGTATGGCGGATGGGAATCCCGTGAGATTATCAAAGATTTTACAGATTATGCCAAAATTTTATTTGATAATTTTTCAGACAGAATGAAGTACTGGGTGTCTATTAATGAACAAAATGTTTTTATCATGCATGGTTATATGTTAGCGTCACATCCACCAGCAGTGAATGATCCTAAGAGAATGTATGCAGCGAATCATATTGTTAATTTAGCAAATGCTTCGGTTACTAAGTTATTTAAAGAGGGCAATTATCAAGGAATGATTGGACCAAGTTTTGCTTATGCACCAGCCTATGCTCTTGATTGTTTACCTGAGAACGTGATTGCAACAGAAAATGTTAATGATTCTTTTGCCTATTTTTGGATGGATATTTACCGATATGGTCGTTATCCAAAAGTGGCGTTTAGAGCCTTAGAAAAAGCAGGGATTGCCCCGATAATTGAAGAGGGAGATATGGCACTATTAGCTCATAGTACGCCAGATTTTATGGGAGTTAATTATTATCAATCAATGACCGTCGCCGCTAATCCTTTAGATGGTGTTAGCATGTCAGGTGAGGCAAATTATAGTGGTGAAAAAGGAAAAACGAAAGAACAGGGGATGCCAGGTATGTATAAAATGGTGGCTAATCCTCACTTAGAGACAACTAACTGGGATTGGACAATTGATCCAACTGGTTTAAGAGTATGTCTCCGCCGTATATCTAGTCGTTACGATTTACCGATTATTATTACCGAAAATGGCTTAGGTGATTTTGATACGTTAGAAGAGAACAATGAAGTGCACGATGAGAATCGAATTGCTTATTTGAACAATCATTGTTTAGCAGTCCAAGAGGCAATCAGTGATGGCGTCGAAGTGCTAGGATATTGCACTTGGAGTTTTACTGACTTGCTTAGCTGGTTAAATGGCTATCAAAAGCGCTATGGTTTTGTTTATATTGATCGCAATGAAGTTGAGGAAAAAGAGTTAACTCGTTATAAAAAAGCAAGTTTTTATTGGTATCAAAACGTTATCAACTCAAATGGTCAGACACTACATAATCATAAGTAA
- a CDS encoding ROK family protein yields the protein MANYLCIDIGGTAIKYAQSDEKGKLEKVASCPTPDSLSGLLSKVQTLASERATNISGVAISMPGLLDSETGHIVHGGALTYLEDINIRQLFRDRLPGIPLHIENDGKCSAIGEKQFGELQGIENGVVLVFGTGVGGGIIINNQLVKGANLSAGEFSFIRTNPMTSAYHDFFAMQGSVRVLIKNYQELSGCDQPITGEQFFEKIKEGNELALKLFDDYTKKISQQLFNIQTMLDPEVIVIGGGVSQQTILIDALEAKLVEEVSKFPIPLIKPQIRQSKLGNQANLLGALANFLEKEQLV from the coding sequence ATGGCAAATTATTTATGTATTGATATTGGTGGGACAGCTATCAAATATGCTCAAAGTGATGAAAAAGGCAAGTTAGAAAAAGTTGCCTCTTGTCCAACACCAGATAGCTTATCAGGTTTGTTGAGTAAAGTTCAAACGTTAGCAAGTGAGCGAGCCACTAATATTAGCGGTGTGGCCATTAGTATGCCAGGTTTATTAGATTCTGAAACAGGGCATATCGTCCACGGTGGGGCCTTGACTTATTTAGAGGATATTAATATCCGCCAATTATTTCGTGATCGCTTACCAGGTATTCCTCTCCATATTGAAAATGATGGCAAGTGTTCAGCAATTGGTGAAAAGCAGTTTGGTGAATTACAAGGGATTGAAAATGGTGTAGTCTTAGTATTTGGAACAGGTGTTGGTGGTGGAATTATCATCAATAACCAATTAGTTAAAGGTGCTAATTTATCAGCCGGTGAATTTTCTTTTATTAGGACGAATCCAATGACAAGTGCTTACCATGATTTTTTTGCTATGCAAGGCAGTGTGAGAGTGCTTATAAAAAACTATCAAGAACTAAGTGGTTGTGATCAGCCCATTACAGGTGAACAGTTTTTTGAAAAAATCAAAGAAGGCAATGAGTTAGCTCTTAAATTATTCGATGACTATACTAAAAAAATTAGTCAGCAACTTTTTAATATTCAAACGATGTTAGATCCAGAGGTAATCGTTATTGGTGGAGGTGTTAGTCAGCAAACTATCTTGATTGACGCACTTGAAGCAAAACTGGTAGAAGAAGTTAGTAAGTTTCCAATACCACTTATTAAGCCTCAAATTAGACAGTCAAAACTAGGAAACCAAGCAAACTTATTAGGTGCTTTGGCTAATTTCTTAGAAAAAGAGCAACTAGTTTAG
- a CDS encoding gamma-glutamyl-gamma-aminobutyrate hydrolase family protein: MKPIIGISGSLIIDEGGMFPGYKRSYVNNDYIASVISAGGVPLMLPFNEDVAVTKAQVAMLDGLILSGGHDVSPLNYGEEVSQDTGDIFPERDQFELLLIAEAEKNELGILGICRGCQLLNVYHGGDLYQDLSNIPSSTTILKHNQGHRSDLATQTLEILPESKLFNSLKQPQIKINSFHHQVIKNVGTPFQVTAKTADGVIECIENSTYFWEVGVQWHPEMMQATSPNMRTLFKSFIQSVREKKQQEVG, encoded by the coding sequence ATAAAACCGATTATTGGTATATCTGGTAGTTTAATTATTGATGAAGGTGGAATGTTTCCTGGTTATAAACGCTCATATGTTAACAATGACTACATAGCTTCTGTTATTTCGGCTGGAGGCGTCCCTTTAATGCTTCCTTTTAATGAGGATGTAGCTGTCACTAAAGCACAAGTTGCGATGTTAGATGGGTTAATATTATCCGGTGGGCATGATGTGTCACCTTTGAATTATGGTGAAGAAGTATCACAAGACACAGGAGATATCTTTCCAGAACGTGATCAGTTTGAGTTATTATTGATAGCAGAAGCGGAAAAAAACGAGCTAGGTATTTTAGGTATTTGTCGAGGCTGTCAGTTATTAAATGTCTATCATGGTGGCGACTTATATCAAGATTTATCTAATATACCCAGCAGTACAACTATTTTAAAACATAATCAAGGTCATCGGTCAGATTTAGCAACTCAGACGCTAGAAATTTTACCAGAAAGCAAATTATTTAATAGTTTAAAACAACCACAAATTAAAATTAATTCATTTCATCATCAGGTTATTAAAAATGTTGGAACGCCTTTTCAAGTAACGGCTAAAACGGCTGATGGTGTGATTGAGTGTATTGAAAATAGTACCTATTTTTGGGAAGTAGGAGTCCAGTGGCATCCTGAAATGATGCAAGCGACTTCCCCTAACATGCGAACGTTGTTTAAGTCATTTATTCAGTCGGTTAGGGAAAAGAAACAACAGGAGGTTGGCTAG
- a CDS encoding MurR/RpiR family transcriptional regulator has translation MIVIFTIDELIKLSELDAEIAQYVIKNTEQVAYMRIRELAKATHVSPSSIVRFVKHIGFESYPEFRLHVRNHLEETKTIIDTTTYTQTFVTNNSLTPNFEQALSNLTTKIRQADLIHCIGMGASGAVAEYASKHLATLGYHSFVTKGTYFPYAMLDQHPVNNITELCLFFSVSGHTIELIQMAEKLKNQSNITTACITSKQTSNLAKQCDLTVPYDTSYDRIHYHADLSSQLPVIFIIETIIKNLISTQAKDN, from the coding sequence TTGATTGTTATTTTTACCATTGATGAACTTATTAAACTTAGTGAGCTTGATGCTGAAATTGCCCAATATGTTATAAAAAATACCGAACAAGTTGCTTATATGCGCATTCGTGAATTAGCAAAAGCGACGCACGTCTCTCCTTCAAGCATCGTTCGTTTTGTGAAACATATCGGCTTTGAAAGCTATCCGGAGTTTCGTCTACATGTTAGAAATCATTTAGAAGAAACCAAAACGATTATTGACACCACTACTTATACGCAAACATTTGTTACAAATAATAGTTTAACACCCAATTTTGAACAAGCCTTATCGAATTTAACCACAAAGATTCGTCAAGCTGATTTGATTCATTGTATAGGAATGGGCGCTTCTGGAGCAGTTGCAGAATACGCTTCCAAACATCTTGCAACTTTAGGATATCATAGTTTTGTTACCAAAGGTACCTATTTTCCTTACGCCATGCTAGACCAACACCCAGTTAATAATATAACGGAATTATGCTTATTTTTTTCTGTCTCTGGACATACCATTGAACTAATTCAAATGGCTGAAAAACTCAAAAACCAATCTAATATTACAACTGCCTGTATTACATCTAAACAAACCAGCAACTTAGCAAAACAGTGTGATTTAACTGTCCCATATGATACGTCATACGATCGAATTCATTATCATGCTGACCTATCATCCCAGTTACCCGTTATCTTTATTATTGAAACTATCATAAAAAATTTAATTAGCACTCAAGCTAAAGATAACTAA
- a CDS encoding D-2-hydroxyacid dehydrogenase codes for MSETILVLDDLTLAREESLTQQFPKDNFLFRTQKTVTPADIEQATVIWGNLPPEKLGDKLKNLKWVQLCSAGYELYSPLGVLPEKTSLTNARGTYGLTVAEHTLETTMMMMRKLNLYYQNQLAGTWKKEGKIKSIYGSKVGILGLGDLGQNIAERFSALGSEIVGFYKNDTKDFPFVSEVRSIDNFSDKLADIDVLILCVPAMTSNYHLIDENLLKKMKSDAILVNMARGTVVDLEALCNHLEATPSFSAILDVTEPEPLPDGHRAWDLSNILITPHVAGGFELPATIDFYVELARTNLLNFKNNRPLKNSVIEGK; via the coding sequence ATGAGTGAAACAATTTTAGTTTTAGATGACTTAACACTAGCAAGAGAGGAAAGCTTAACTCAGCAGTTTCCAAAAGATAATTTTTTATTTCGGACTCAAAAAACTGTCACACCAGCTGATATTGAACAAGCAACCGTTATTTGGGGGAATTTACCTCCTGAAAAACTCGGGGATAAACTAAAAAATTTAAAATGGGTTCAACTTTGTAGTGCTGGTTATGAACTTTATAGTCCGCTAGGGGTTCTACCAGAAAAAACAAGTTTAACCAATGCACGTGGGACTTATGGCTTGACAGTAGCTGAACATACTCTGGAAACGACTATGATGATGATGCGTAAGCTAAATTTATATTATCAAAACCAATTAGCAGGAACGTGGAAAAAAGAAGGAAAAATAAAATCAATCTATGGTTCTAAAGTGGGGATTTTAGGCCTAGGTGATTTGGGACAAAATATTGCCGAACGTTTTTCAGCACTAGGTAGTGAGATTGTTGGCTTTTATAAAAATGATACGAAGGACTTTCCTTTTGTGTCAGAAGTTCGTTCAATTGATAATTTTTCAGATAAGTTAGCTGATATTGATGTCTTAATTTTATGTGTCCCAGCTATGACAAGCAATTATCATCTAATTGATGAAAATTTATTAAAAAAAATGAAGTCAGATGCCATTTTAGTAAATATGGCCCGTGGAACAGTCGTTGATCTAGAAGCCCTTTGTAACCACTTAGAAGCTACACCAAGCTTTAGTGCAATACTAGATGTCACAGAACCTGAGCCGCTTCCTGATGGACATCGTGCTTGGGACTTATCGAATATTTTGATTACGCCTCATGTTGCTGGTGGATTTGAATTACCAGCTACGATTGATTTTTATGTTGAATTGGCTCGAACTAATTTATTGAATTTTAAAAATAATAGACCGTTAAAAAATAGTGTCATTGAGGGAAAATAA
- a CDS encoding glycoside hydrolase family 1 protein: MTKQAVFPKEFLWGGATAANQLEGAHDEDGKGLTIADVSPGGKQRMKLLMTGESALTIDYDTYTYPNHVGIDFYHRYKEDIALFAEMGFKTFRMSISWARIFPNGDEIQPNEAGLKFYEEVIDELLKHGIEPTITMSHYETPLNLVKNYGGWKNRELIGLFERYARTILTRFHKKVKYWMTFNEINTGVFGSFFSVAMRNESAENNFQALHNQFVASSLATKIAHELDSELKIGCMSIYATMYAYDCNPKTVMTKDLQNRMFNYFCNDVQVRGEYPTYATKYFEQNGIQLHIAKGELELLKNHPVDYLSFSYYMSATVSTEEKEKTAGNFFGGAKNPFLEASEWGWEIDPVGLRIALNDLYQRYEVPLYISENGLGAIDKVEKDGTINDDYRIAYLEKHLVEMSKAINEDGVDLFAYTPWGCIDLVSASTGEMSKRYGFIYGDLDDLGEGTMARTKKKSFTWYQNVIKNNGLV, from the coding sequence ATGACAAAACAAGCAGTATTTCCAAAAGAATTTTTATGGGGGGGAGCAACAGCTGCCAATCAACTTGAAGGAGCACATGATGAAGATGGAAAAGGTTTGACCATTGCAGACGTTTCTCCTGGCGGAAAGCAACGTATGAAGTTACTTATGACGGGTGAATCAGCACTGACAATTGATTATGATACCTATACATACCCTAATCATGTTGGGATTGATTTTTATCATCGTTATAAAGAAGACATCGCTTTATTTGCTGAGATGGGATTTAAAACGTTTAGAATGTCAATTTCGTGGGCACGTATTTTCCCTAACGGTGATGAGATACAACCAAATGAAGCTGGATTAAAATTTTATGAAGAGGTAATCGATGAATTATTGAAACATGGGATAGAACCAACTATTACCATGTCTCATTATGAAACGCCTTTAAACCTTGTCAAAAACTATGGTGGATGGAAAAATCGTGAATTAATTGGTCTATTTGAGCGTTATGCTCGCACTATTCTGACTCGTTTTCATAAAAAAGTAAAATATTGGATGACTTTTAATGAAATTAATACAGGCGTTTTTGGTTCGTTCTTCAGTGTAGCAATGCGTAATGAATCGGCTGAAAATAATTTTCAAGCGCTACACAATCAATTTGTGGCAAGTTCCTTAGCCACAAAGATTGCTCATGAACTAGATTCAGAACTTAAGATCGGTTGTATGAGTATTTATGCAACAATGTATGCTTACGATTGTAATCCGAAAACTGTTATGACCAAAGATTTACAAAATAGAATGTTTAATTATTTTTGTAATGATGTTCAAGTTCGTGGTGAGTACCCAACTTATGCTACCAAGTATTTTGAGCAAAATGGTATTCAGTTACATATCGCCAAAGGAGAGTTAGAGCTATTAAAAAATCATCCGGTTGATTATTTATCATTTAGTTATTATATGTCAGCTACGGTAAGTACCGAAGAAAAAGAAAAAACTGCAGGTAATTTTTTTGGCGGGGCGAAAAATCCTTTCTTAGAAGCAAGTGAATGGGGATGGGAGATTGATCCAGTTGGCTTACGAATTGCCTTAAATGACTTATATCAACGTTATGAGGTACCGTTATATATTTCTGAAAATGGCTTAGGAGCGATTGATAAAGTAGAAAAAGATGGAACTATTAATGATGATTATCGCATTGCTTATTTAGAAAAACACCTAGTCGAAATGTCAAAAGCAATTAATGAAGATGGAGTAGACTTGTTTGCCTATACACCCTGGGGTTGTATTGATCTAGTAAGTGCTTCAACTGGTGAAATGAGTAAACGTTATGGATTTATTTATGGTGATTTAGATGATCTAGGTGAAGGAACGATGGCTCGTACCAAGAAAAAATCATTCACTTGGTATCAAAATGTTATTAAAAATAATGGGTTAGTCTAG
- the thiE gene encoding thiamine phosphate synthase gives MVKLNKQCLDYRLYLVTDRTLMSQSSLIDTISQAIDGGITMLQLREKKLSSQAFLEEALAVKTLAKDRHIPLIINDRVDIALACQADGVHIGQNDLPLPVVRSLIGADKIIGVSVQTLDQAIIAEKQGADYLGVGAMFPTKTKEEAIIVDHETLAKICQNVSLPIILIGGMTQQTIPLFQHERINGFAIVSEIMTATETCHVTQKYRQLIDQQLLNKRGATCPFLDH, from the coding sequence GTGGTCAAATTGAACAAACAATGCCTTGACTATCGTCTTTACCTGGTAACTGATAGAACTCTCATGTCACAATCGAGTTTAATTGACACGATCTCTCAAGCAATAGATGGGGGTATCACTATGTTACAATTGCGTGAAAAAAAACTAAGCTCACAAGCTTTTTTAGAAGAAGCGTTGGCCGTAAAAACGCTCGCCAAAGACAGACATATTCCTCTTATTATCAATGACCGAGTTGATATCGCCCTAGCTTGTCAAGCTGACGGCGTACATATTGGACAAAATGATTTGCCTTTACCTGTCGTCCGAAGTTTAATCGGAGCTGATAAAATTATTGGCGTATCTGTCCAAACCTTAGATCAAGCGATTATAGCAGAAAAACAAGGAGCTGACTATTTGGGCGTGGGTGCCATGTTTCCAACTAAAACAAAAGAAGAAGCGATTATCGTCGATCACGAGACTCTCGCCAAAATTTGTCAAAATGTCTCCCTCCCGATCATCTTAATCGGAGGGATGACACAACAAACTATTCCACTTTTCCAACACGAAAGAATTAATGGCTTTGCCATTGTTTCCGAGATTATGACAGCTACCGAAACATGTCATGTCACACAAAAATATCGACAGTTAATTGACCAACAACTATTAAATAAAAGAGGTGCAACATGTCCTTTTCTAGATCATTAA
- the thiM gene encoding hydroxyethylthiazole kinase: protein MTNSYLLLEVKQTLTNVRLHHPLVHHITNYVTANDCANITLAIGASPIMADEKIEVADITTLSQALVINIGTLNQNSAAAMLLASKKANDLGIPIILDPVGAGISSFRNQTLTSLLHDIHFTVIRGNLSEISYLAGYKTQPKGVDATSDDCISQLDKQEIASLLAKRYRCVVVITGKVDVVSDGSKTYLIKNGISELQNITGTGCMLSSLVASCCGGMPQQPLIATLTALLIMGVCGELAAEKQTGQGSASLKIQLIDNVNTLSYTTLKERGQIEQTMP from the coding sequence ATGACTAATAGCTATTTATTACTAGAAGTCAAGCAAACTTTAACCAATGTTCGGCTTCATCACCCTCTTGTGCATCATATTACCAACTATGTGACGGCTAATGATTGTGCTAATATCACCTTAGCGATAGGCGCTTCACCTATTATGGCTGACGAGAAAATAGAAGTAGCTGATATTACCACATTATCACAAGCATTAGTCATCAACATTGGGACACTCAATCAAAATAGTGCCGCTGCCATGTTGCTAGCTAGTAAAAAAGCCAACGACTTAGGAATCCCAATTATTTTAGACCCTGTAGGGGCTGGTATTTCTAGTTTTCGTAACCAAACTTTAACTAGTCTACTACACGACATCCACTTTACTGTCATTAGAGGGAATTTATCAGAGATTAGCTACTTAGCGGGTTACAAGACACAGCCTAAAGGCGTTGATGCTACAAGCGACGACTGCATCTCTCAGCTAGACAAGCAAGAAATCGCTAGCTTACTTGCTAAGCGCTATCGGTGTGTTGTAGTCATTACAGGAAAAGTCGATGTTGTATCAGATGGATCTAAAACTTACTTGATAAAAAATGGGATTTCTGAGCTACAAAACATTACTGGTACGGGATGTATGCTTAGTTCCCTAGTTGCTAGCTGTTGTGGCGGTATGCCACAACAGCCATTGATAGCCACTTTAACCGCACTGCTGATTATGGGGGTTTGTGGAGAGCTAGCGGCTGAAAAACAGACAGGTCAAGGTTCGGCAAGTTTAAAAATACAGCTAATAGATAACGTGAATACCTTGTCCTATACTACTTTAAAGGAGCGTGGTCAAATTGAACAAACAATGCCTTGA
- the thiD gene encoding bifunctional hydroxymethylpyrimidine kinase/phosphomethylpyrimidine kinase, giving the protein MKKVLSIAGSDCSGGAGIQADLKTFSAHGVYGMSVITSVVAENTVRVISYQDMTPAIITEQINAIFEDITPNAIKIGMLSCVPTMIAVTKSLQKWQPKNVVLDPVMFAKNGMALMEPSAIDTLIQQVLPLATLVTPNIPEAEKISGKTIRSTSDMEEACRLIYHTCACAVLLKGGHKDGDATDILFDGKQFYYYTSKRIETKNTHGTGCTFSAAIASQLALGLPLNLAVAEAKNYITLAIQHSLAIGSGHGPTHHFYDLYRNGLAEDKND; this is encoded by the coding sequence ATGAAGAAAGTTTTAAGTATTGCTGGTTCAGATTGTAGTGGAGGTGCTGGCATCCAAGCAGATTTAAAAACATTTTCAGCACATGGCGTTTACGGAATGTCTGTCATCACATCTGTCGTAGCTGAAAATACGGTTCGTGTTATCTCTTATCAAGATATGACACCTGCTATCATTACCGAACAAATTAACGCAATTTTTGAAGATATTACACCTAATGCTATTAAAATAGGCATGCTTTCCTGTGTTCCCACAATGATAGCCGTTACAAAAAGTTTGCAGAAATGGCAGCCAAAAAATGTGGTATTAGACCCTGTTATGTTTGCTAAAAATGGGATGGCTTTGATGGAGCCTTCAGCGATTGATACTTTGATTCAACAAGTCCTCCCCTTAGCAACCTTAGTGACACCCAATATTCCTGAGGCTGAAAAGATATCAGGAAAAACTATTCGCTCCACCTCAGATATGGAAGAGGCGTGTCGTTTAATCTATCACACGTGTGCTTGTGCTGTTTTACTAAAAGGCGGCCACAAAGATGGAGATGCAACCGATATTTTATTTGATGGTAAACAATTTTATTATTATACAAGTAAACGAATAGAAACTAAAAATACTCATGGGACAGGCTGTACCTTTTCTGCAGCTATTGCTTCACAACTAGCCTTAGGTTTGCCACTAAACTTAGCAGTAGCTGAAGCTAAAAATTATATAACTTTAGCAATCCAACACTCATTAGCGATTGGCTCTGGCCATGGTCCTACTCATCATTTTTATGATCTCTATCGCAATGGATTAGCGGAGGACAAAAATGACTAA
- a CDS encoding PTS sugar transporter subunit IIC — MKKLEDFLGKYIGPIANWMNQNKFFSALSEAFMRVTPVTLGAAFLMILGNFPIPAWINFLENSGLKPHFDAVLGGTINLISIFVAFNFAYIYAKNEKYNPLSAGLLAIASFFIVMPQRLEVPALEKAVTEFPGSATITEMQSVEAYQSLYTGGTGLLVAILVGFLTAKMYCYLNEKNITIKMPDSVPTNVSKSLSPAILSGIIFTVFFVIRVAFSYTPFESIFTFVFALIQAPLQSITASPIAIIAIFTIANLLWFFGIHPNMIYGVVMPVLMANSLANMNAYRDGLPLPYLTAMVVAFVCGNGFGGQGSTYGLVLSMFTAKSERYRQLLKLAGPPSIFNVNEPLVFGTPLMLNPVFFLPMILSPILMGGATWLLVNILNFTELNPLISLPWTTPAPILMGLQGGWKYLVIFAVSLVINFVLWLPFFRVADKQAVKEEQEAKIV, encoded by the coding sequence ATGAAAAAATTAGAAGATTTTTTAGGAAAATACATCGGACCAATCGCCAACTGGATGAATCAAAATAAATTTTTCAGCGCTTTATCAGAAGCTTTTATGCGAGTGACACCTGTCACGTTAGGTGCAGCCTTTTTAATGATTTTGGGTAATTTCCCAATTCCAGCTTGGATTAACTTTTTAGAAAATAGTGGTCTAAAACCACATTTCGATGCAGTTTTAGGCGGGACGATTAATTTGATTTCAATTTTTGTGGCATTTAATTTTGCCTATATTTATGCTAAGAATGAAAAATATAACCCACTGTCTGCTGGACTTTTAGCGATAGCTAGTTTCTTTATTGTCATGCCTCAACGTTTGGAAGTGCCTGCCTTAGAAAAGGCTGTGACAGAATTTCCAGGTTCGGCAACGATAACAGAGATGCAAAGTGTTGAAGCATACCAATCTTTATATACAGGGGGGACGGGACTTTTAGTTGCCATTCTGGTAGGTTTTTTAACAGCTAAAATGTATTGTTATTTGAATGAAAAGAATATCACAATTAAAATGCCAGACTCTGTTCCGACAAATGTGTCAAAATCTTTAAGTCCAGCGATTTTATCTGGTATTATCTTTACCGTCTTTTTTGTTATTCGAGTAGCTTTTAGCTATACGCCATTTGAAAGTATCTTCACTTTTGTTTTTGCTTTAATTCAAGCGCCGCTTCAAAGCATAACAGCATCTCCGATTGCGATCATTGCAATTTTTACAATTGCGAATTTATTATGGTTCTTCGGTATTCATCCTAACATGATCTACGGTGTCGTGATGCCTGTTTTGATGGCGAATAGTTTAGCTAATATGAATGCCTATCGTGATGGCTTACCACTCCCTTACTTGACAGCAATGGTCGTGGCCTTTGTTTGTGGGAATGGTTTTGGTGGTCAGGGAAGTACGTATGGTTTAGTACTATCAATGTTTACGGCCAAGAGCGAAAGGTACAGACAGCTCTTAAAATTAGCAGGGCCACCAAGTATTTTTAATGTTAATGAACCGTTAGTTTTTGGGACGCCCTTAATGTTAAATCCAGTCTTTTTCTTACCAATGATTCTATCGCCGATACTAATGGGCGGAGCTACTTGGCTATTAGTCAATATTCTGAATTTTACTGAGTTGAATCCTTTGATTTCCCTCCCTTGGACGACACCAGCACCTATCTTAATGGGCTTACAAGGGGGCTGGAAATATTTAGTGATTTTTGCTGTTTCCTTAGTTATTAATTTTGTTTTATGGTTACCCTTCTTTAGAGTGGCGGATAAACAAGCTGTTAAAGAAGAACAAGAAGCTAAAATTGTTTAA